From the genome of Ziziphus jujuba cultivar Dongzao chromosome 6, ASM3175591v1, one region includes:
- the LOC107435640 gene encoding ubiquitin carboxyl-terminal hydrolase 3 has protein sequence MAALDESASAKRWLPLEANPDVMNQFLWGLGLKEDVAECYDVYGLDEELLEMVPKPVLAVLFLYPITGQSEEERMLQANEKQEPHGRVYFMKQTVGNACGTIGLLHAIGNITSEIKLVDESFLDRFFKSTASMNPLERAAYLESDREMEVAHAVAATGGDTEASRNVDTHFICFACVDGVLYELDGRKTGPISHGASSPDSLLQDAAKVIKGIIQKNPDSLNFNVIAISKKA, from the exons atggctgcTTTGGATGAAAGCGCTTCTGCTAAGAGATGGCTTCCTCTTGAAGCTAACCCCGATGTTATGAACCAG TTTCTCTGGGGCCTTGGTCTTAAAGAAGATGTAGCAGAGTGCTATGATGTTTATGGCTTGGATGAAGAGCTTTTAGAAATGGTCCCAAAGCCTGTACTTGCTGTGCTATTTCTTTATCCCATAACTGGACAG AGCGAAGAAGAGAGAATGCTGCAGGCAAATGAAAAACAG GAACCTCATGGGAGAGTTTATTTTATGAAACAAACTGTGGGCAATGCTTGTGGAACAATAGGTCTTCTGCATGCCATTGGAAATATTACTTCAGAGATCAAGCTTG TTGATGAATCCTTCTTGGATAGGTTTTTCAAATCTACTGCAAGCATGAATCCATTGGAG CGTGCAGCATATCTTGAGAGCGACAGAGAAATGGAAGTTGCTCATGCAGTAGCTGCTACTGGTGGTGATACAGAG GCTTCACGCAACGTGGACACCCATTTTATCTGCTTCGCATGTGTGGATG GGGTACTTTATGAGCTTGACGGTAGAAAGACGGGACCAATTTCTCATGGTGCTTCTTCACCAGACAGTCTATTACAG GATGCTGCTAAAGTCATAAAGGGCATTATCCAGAAAAACCCCGACTCGCTCAACTTCAATGTGATTGCCATTTCAAAGAAAGCTTGA
- the LOC132803954 gene encoding oleosin 16 kDa-like encodes MAQNDRQYQHQSTLTYQFARASTAAAFGGSLELLSGLTLTGTVIALVLATPLLVLFSPVLVPAAITLFLLFAGFVTSSGLGAAGAFVLYWMYNYAAGKHPLGADKLDQLGNMIANIVSNGREHHDQGEEDWEVPRKRRVLL; translated from the coding sequence ATGGCCCAGAATGATCGCCAATACCAACACCAATCCACCCTCACTTACCAATTTGCCAGGGCTTCCACAGCAGCAGCCTTCGGTGGCTCTCTAGAACTCCTCTCAGGCCTCACACTCACTGGAACTGTCATTGCTTTGGTTTTGGCCACACCTTTGCTGGTCCTCTTCAGCCCAGTTTTAGTCCCAGCTGCTATCACtctgtttttgttgtttgcCGGATTCGTTACCTCCAGTGGGTTGGGCGCTGCCGGAGCTTTCGTGTTGTATTGGATGTATAACTATGCAGCAGGAAAGCACCCTCTTGGTGCAGACAAACTTGATCAGCTAGGAAACATGATTGCAAACATTGTGAGTAATGGTAGGGAACATCATGACCAAGGTGAAGAAGACTGGGAAGTACCACGAAAGAGGAGAGTATTAttgtaa